From a single Shewanella denitrificans OS217 genomic region:
- the groL gene encoding chaperonin GroEL (60 kDa chaperone family; promotes refolding of misfolded polypeptides especially under stressful conditions; forms two stacked rings of heptamers to form a barrel-shaped 14mer; ends can be capped by GroES; misfolded proteins enter the barrel where they are refolded when GroES binds) yields MAAKEVKFGNDARVKMLAGVNILANAVKVTLGPKGRNVVLDKSFGSPVITKDGVSVAREIELEDKFENMGAQMVKEVASKANDAAGDGTTTATVLAQSIVVEGLKAVAAGMNPMDLKRGIDKAVIAAVAELKKLSQECSDTKAIAQVGTISANSDESIGEIIATAMEKVGKEGVITVEEGQALENELEVVEGMQFDRGYLSPYFINKPETGSIELDSPFILLVDKKISNIRELLPILEGLAKTGKPLLIVAEDVEGEALATLVVNNMRGIVKVAAVKAPGFGDRRKAMLQDVAILTGGTVIAEEIGLELEKATLEDLGTAKRVVITKDNTTIIDGSGEHTQITSRVAQIKQQMEDSSSDYDKEKLQERMAKLAGGVAVIKVGAATEVEMKEKKARVEDALHATRAAVEEGVVPGGGVALVRVASMIADIEVLNEDQKHGVVIALRAMEAPLRQIATNAGQEASVVANTVKNGTGNYGYNAGNDTYGDMLEMGILDPTKVTRSALQFAASIAGLMITTEAMIAEIPQESAPDMGGMGGMGGMGGMM; encoded by the coding sequence ATGGCAGCTAAAGAAGTAAAGTTTGGTAATGACGCTCGCGTAAAAATGCTTGCAGGCGTAAACATCCTAGCTAACGCAGTAAAAGTCACCTTAGGCCCTAAAGGTCGTAACGTAGTATTAGACAAGAGCTTTGGCTCTCCAGTCATCACCAAAGACGGTGTATCTGTTGCACGTGAAATTGAACTTGAAGACAAGTTTGAAAACATGGGCGCACAAATGGTGAAAGAAGTTGCTTCTAAAGCCAACGATGCCGCCGGTGACGGTACCACGACTGCAACCGTATTGGCCCAGTCTATCGTAGTCGAAGGCCTAAAAGCCGTAGCTGCGGGCATGAACCCAATGGATCTTAAGCGCGGTATCGACAAAGCGGTTATCGCTGCGGTTGCCGAACTTAAAAAGCTATCACAAGAATGTTCTGACACTAAGGCTATTGCCCAAGTCGGTACAATTTCAGCTAACTCTGATGAGTCAATCGGCGAAATCATTGCTACCGCAATGGAAAAAGTCGGTAAAGAAGGCGTTATCACAGTTGAAGAAGGCCAAGCACTAGAAAACGAGCTAGAAGTCGTTGAAGGTATGCAGTTTGACCGTGGTTACTTGTCTCCATACTTCATCAATAAGCCAGAGACTGGCAGCATTGAATTAGACAGCCCATTCATTTTGTTAGTGGATAAGAAAATCTCTAACATCCGTGAATTATTGCCAATCCTTGAAGGTCTAGCTAAAACGGGTAAGCCATTGCTTATTGTTGCAGAAGACGTTGAAGGCGAAGCACTAGCAACCCTGGTTGTGAACAACATGCGCGGCATCGTGAAAGTGGCAGCCGTTAAGGCACCAGGTTTCGGTGACCGTCGTAAAGCTATGCTACAAGACGTAGCTATCCTAACTGGCGGTACTGTTATCGCTGAAGAAATCGGTCTAGAGCTTGAAAAAGCCACCCTAGAAGATTTAGGTACAGCTAAGCGCGTTGTTATCACTAAAGACAACACCACCATCATCGACGGTAGCGGTGAGCACACTCAGATCACTTCACGTGTTGCGCAAATCAAGCAGCAGATGGAAGACTCAAGCTCTGATTACGACAAAGAGAAGCTGCAAGAGCGTATGGCCAAATTGGCTGGCGGCGTTGCCGTTATCAAGGTTGGCGCAGCCACCGAAGTTGAAATGAAAGAGAAGAAAGCTCGCGTAGAAGATGCATTGCATGCGACTCGCGCAGCCGTTGAAGAAGGCGTAGTCCCAGGCGGCGGTGTTGCCTTAGTGCGCGTTGCTTCTATGATTGCCGATATTGAAGTATTAAACGAAGACCAGAAGCACGGTGTGGTTATCGCCCTTCGCGCTATGGAAGCGCCACTACGTCAAATCGCCACTAACGCAGGTCAAGAAGCGTCAGTGGTTGCTAACACAGTGAAGAACGGCACAGGTAACTATGGTTACAACGCCGGTAACGACACTTATGGTGACATGCTAGAGATGGGTATTTTGGACCCAACTAAAGTGACTCGTAGTGCATTGCAGTTCGCCGCATCGATTGCGGGCTTGATGATCACCACAGAAGCTATGATAGCTGAAATACCACAAGAGTCAGCGCCAGATATGGGCGGAATGGGCGGAATGGGTGGCATGGGCGGCATGATGTGA
- a CDS encoding MATE family efflux transporter, producing MKDKHGLLSAPIGRVLLTMSLPNLLGILTVLGFSLVDTFFISQLGTESLAAISFTFPVTLVVTSIAIGIGAGVSTQLGRLIGSGNAPKAKIFLFDALSLTLLLTSLLALMASLLITPLFSLLGANAAIISLIEAYMLFWYLGCPLLVLLMVGNQGLRATGDTKSPAMIMMLAALVNLILDPLLIFGLGPFPRLEMQGAAIASLLSWLIACSLSGYLLVVKRKLVKISAVNIQRMRAHWQQLAHIAQPAALMNLINPVANGILMAMLARLNHEAVAAFGAGIRLESLLLMVVMALSSSLMPFIAQNLGAGNPKRAKEALLLSLRFIVIFQLIVYLPLYFFAADIAGLFSQDAQVIEWLSFYILVLPLAYGPLGIVIIVATSLNAYHRPMSSLVINLCRLVLIMLPLAALGSYLGGVKGLLLALPITNTLMGLACYILATKISEPTSSRPNRLEREQKYRA from the coding sequence ATGAAAGATAAACACGGGCTACTGAGTGCGCCCATTGGCCGCGTACTGCTCACCATGAGCCTACCGAACCTGCTGGGGATTTTAACCGTGCTGGGTTTTAGCCTAGTGGATACCTTTTTTATCAGTCAGTTAGGTACCGAATCTTTAGCGGCTATCAGTTTCACCTTTCCCGTCACTTTAGTGGTCACCAGCATTGCCATCGGCATAGGTGCTGGAGTATCCACCCAGCTTGGGCGTTTAATTGGCTCAGGTAATGCCCCCAAAGCTAAAATATTTTTGTTCGATGCCTTAAGCCTAACTTTATTACTCACCAGTTTACTGGCATTAATGGCAAGCCTGCTTATTACGCCATTATTTAGTCTGTTAGGCGCTAATGCCGCCATCATCAGCTTGATTGAAGCATACATGCTGTTTTGGTATTTAGGCTGCCCACTACTGGTGCTATTAATGGTGGGGAATCAGGGTTTAAGAGCCACGGGAGACACCAAATCGCCGGCGATGATCATGATGCTCGCGGCGCTGGTGAACCTAATATTAGACCCACTGCTTATTTTCGGCCTTGGGCCATTCCCACGGCTTGAAATGCAAGGGGCGGCCATTGCCAGCCTGCTCTCTTGGTTAATCGCCTGTTCACTATCCGGTTACTTATTAGTGGTGAAAAGAAAGCTAGTGAAAATAAGCGCGGTTAATATCCAGCGGATGCGCGCGCACTGGCAGCAACTTGCCCATATTGCTCAGCCTGCGGCATTAATGAATCTTATCAACCCTGTGGCCAATGGCATACTCATGGCCATGCTGGCAAGGTTGAACCATGAGGCGGTGGCCGCCTTTGGCGCCGGCATTCGCCTAGAATCCTTATTGCTTATGGTGGTGATGGCATTGTCTTCAAGCTTAATGCCCTTTATTGCACAAAACTTAGGTGCAGGAAACCCCAAACGAGCCAAAGAGGCACTGCTGTTAAGCCTTCGATTTATTGTTATTTTTCAGCTAATTGTGTACCTGCCGCTGTACTTTTTTGCCGCTGATATTGCTGGGCTTTTCAGTCAAGATGCTCAAGTCATCGAGTGGCTTAGTTTCTACATCTTGGTATTGCCACTGGCCTATGGGCCCCTAGGCATAGTCATCATAGTGGCCACCAGCCTTAACGCTTACCATAGGCCCATGAGTTCCTTAGTGATAAACCTGTGCCGCCTAGTGCTTATCATGTTGCCCTTGGCTGCGCTGGGTTCATACCTTGGCGGGGTGAAAGGGCTATTATTGGCGCTGCCCATCACCAATACCTTAATGGGTCTTGCCTGTTATATACTCGCCACCAAAATATCTGAGCCCACAAGCTCACGCCCTAATCGGCTTGAACGAGAACAAAAATACCGTGCCTAA
- a CDS encoding IS3-like element ISSde6 family transposase (programmed frameshift), translated as MSLKKSHKSYPQAYKDEAVLMVLEQGYSVADAAKSLGVSTSLLYNWKEKHQALQQGIALEESERDELKRLRRENKELRMEKEIPKKGKCLLCERNEVKFRFIKQQSNLFPIALLCRVMSVSKSGYYDWHKRPTNVISLETLKLYRLVRQLFKQSRGSLGNREMVKKLRKEGYQVGRYLVRKIMHRLRLKATQRRAYKVTTQRKHSDAVADNLLNMNFNPVSANQVWAGDVTYLKTGEGWMYLAVVMDLYSRRIVGWHIDKRMTTDLISKALMKAYNLRQPARGLVFHSDRGSQYTSKQFGKLLSSYGIRASMGDVGACWDNAVVERFFGSLKHDWIFKVAQPTREFMKQDVTAYMKYYNLERLHSANGDLSPVEFENSQLKVSNLG; from the exons ATGAGTCTAAAAAAATCACATAAGAGTTATCCTCAAGCATATAAAGATGAAGCCGTCTTGATGGTGCTAGAGCAAGGTTATAGCGTTGCTGATGCAGCAAAGTCTCTTGGGGTTAGCACTAGTCTGCTTTACAACTGGAAGGAAAAACACCAAGCCCTACAACAAGGTATCGCCTTAGAAGAATCGGAACGTGATGAGTTAAAAAGATTGCGTAGAGAAAACAAAGAATTACGCATGGAGAAAGAAATTC CTAAAAAAGGCAAGTGCCTTCTTTGCGAGAGAAATGAAGTAAAATTTCGCTTCATCAAACAGCAATCAAACCTGTTCCCTATAGCACTGTTATGTCGAGTAATGAGTGTCAGTAAGTCAGGCTATTACGATTGGCATAAACGCCCTACAAATGTGATAAGCCTTGAAACATTGAAGCTTTATCGCCTTGTTCGACAGCTATTTAAGCAAAGTCGAGGCAGCTTAGGGAATCGTGAAATGGTGAAGAAATTGCGCAAGGAAGGCTACCAGGTTGGTCGCTATCTCGTTCGTAAAATTATGCACCGCCTTCGACTCAAAGCTACCCAGCGACGAGCTTACAAGGTGACGACACAGCGAAAACACTCTGATGCAGTGGCTGATAATCTGTTAAACATGAACTTTAACCCAGTATCCGCAAATCAGGTTTGGGCAGGTGACGTGACCTATTTAAAGACAGGTGAAGGCTGGATGTACTTGGCAGTGGTAATGGATTTATATTCACGCCGGATTGTTGGATGGCACATAGACAAGCGTATGACCACGGATTTGATATCTAAGGCATTAATGAAAGCCTACAACCTGCGTCAACCGGCCAGAGGGCTGGTATTTCACAGTGACCGAGGCTCACAGTATACCAGCAAGCAATTCGGTAAGCTGCTATCGAGCTATGGTATCCGAGCCAGTATGGGGGATGTGGGTGCGTGTTGGGATAATGCCGTCGTTGAACGTTTCTTTGGTAGTTTGAAACACGATTGGATTTTTAAAGTTGCTCAACCAACAAGGGAGTTTATGAAGCAAGATGTGACTGCTTACATGAAATATTACAACTTGGAGCGACTTCATTCTGCTAATGGTGATCTGTCACCTGTAGAATTTGAAAATTCTCAACTAAAAGTGTCCAATTTGGGTTGA
- a CDS encoding co-chaperone GroES, translated as MNIRPLHDRVIVKRLEVESKSAGGIVLTGSAAEKSTRGEILAVGNGRLLENGTVKPLDVKVGDVVIFNEGYGVKKEKIDGEEVLILSEADLMAVVG; from the coding sequence ATGAATATTCGTCCATTACACGACCGCGTAATCGTTAAACGTTTAGAAGTTGAATCAAAATCGGCTGGTGGCATAGTCCTAACCGGAAGCGCAGCTGAAAAGTCGACTCGCGGTGAAATCTTAGCAGTAGGCAATGGCCGTCTGTTAGAGAATGGCACAGTTAAACCACTTGACGTTAAAGTGGGCGACGTTGTGATCTTCAACGAAGGTTATGGCGTGAAGAAAGAAAAAATTGACGGCGAAGAAGTGTTAATCCTGTCAGAAGCTGACCTGATGGCTGTAGTGGGTTAA
- a CDS encoding Abi family protein, with product MSKIPYTKPPLTFTEQITRLEDKGMIFSNKATAEIKLSSINYYRLSGYWYPFRIRDKAGKVKNQFQSGTNFDDVLFLYEIDRQLRSLILDAIERVEIAVRTQFTYHLGLYWSTQIGHF from the coding sequence ATGTCGAAAATTCCTTACACCAAGCCCCCGCTCACCTTTACTGAACAAATCACTCGCCTTGAAGATAAAGGGATGATTTTCAGTAATAAAGCCACTGCTGAGATAAAGTTATCGAGCATTAACTATTATCGTTTAAGTGGTTACTGGTATCCATTTCGCATTCGTGACAAAGCAGGCAAAGTAAAAAATCAATTTCAATCAGGCACAAACTTCGATGATGTTCTGTTTCTATATGAAATTGATCGTCAACTTCGCTCATTGATCCTTGATGCCATTGAACGTGTCGAAATTGCAGTTAGAACACAGTTTACCTACCACTTAGGTCTGTACTGGTCAACCCAAATTGGACACTTTTAG
- a CDS encoding helix-turn-helix transcriptional regulator: MALSLNQALNQGSLGLLVKETRNKAALTQEVAAMLCGVTKKTLIRVEKGEDVYISTVFKILNGLGINIVAGQHSDANASGWY, from the coding sequence ATGGCACTTTCACTCAATCAAGCACTCAATCAAGGATCCTTGGGGTTACTGGTTAAAGAAACCCGAAACAAAGCGGCACTGACGCAAGAGGTGGCGGCAATGCTGTGTGGGGTGACGAAGAAGACCTTGATCCGCGTCGAAAAAGGCGAAGATGTTTATATCTCAACTGTGTTTAAAATCCTTAATGGCCTGGGGATCAACATTGTGGCGGGACAGCATAGTGATGCTAACGCGAGTGGCTGGTACTAA